One genomic region from Thunnus maccoyii chromosome 16, fThuMac1.1, whole genome shotgun sequence encodes:
- the slc35f4 gene encoding solute carrier family 35 member F4 isoform X2: MKKHSARVAPLSSYSTQVLTCPISEGEDGSESHAETPGSETSGESRSYQTCTNTALKVLGGLLMVLCVSSSWVGTTQVVKLTFQSFSCPFFISWFSSNWNILFFPIYYSGHVVTTREKQTPIQKFRECSKLFGEDGMTLKLFVKRTAPFSILWTLTSYLYLLALKKLTATDVSALYCCHKAFVFLLSWIVLKDRFMGVRIVAAIMAITGIVMMAYADGFHGDSFVGVALAVGSASTSALYKVLFKMFLGSANLGEVAHFLSTMGFFNLIFISCVPLILYFTKVEYWGSLSSLPWGYMCGLAGLWLVFNILVHVGVVLTYPILISIGTLLSVPGNAAVDVLKHEVIFSVVRLAATCIICLGFLLLLLPEEWDSVTLRFLANIADKKSEEHGEELTESSVHTRSRSRANGTVSIPLA, translated from the exons GAGAGGATGGTTCAGAGTCTCATGCAGAGACACCAGGCAGCGAGACCAGCGGAGAGAGCCGGTCCTACCAGACATGCACCAACACAGCTCTGAAGGTGCTGGGTGGTCTGCTGATGGTGCTGTGTGTCTCCTCCTCCTGGGTGGGTACCACTCAGGTGGTCAAGCTGACCTTCCAGTCGTTCTCTTGTCCTTTCTTTATCTCTTGGTTCAGCAGCAACTGGAACATCCTCTTCTTCCCTATCTACTACTCGGGACATGTGGTCACCACAAGGGAGAAGCAGACGCCCATCCAGAAATTCAG GGAGTGTAGCAAGCTCTTTGGGGAGGATGGAATGACGCTCAAGCTTTTTGTCAAGAGGACAGCACCCTTCTCAATCCTGTGGACGCTGACAAGCTACCTGTACCTTTTGGCCTTGAAGAAGCTGACCGCCACTGATGTCTCTGCCCTTTACTGCTGCCACAAGGcctttgtctttctcttgtCCTGGATTGTCCTCAAGGACCGGTTCATGGGTGTTCGG ATTGTGGCAGCCATAATGGCCATCACGGGTATTGTCATGATGGCTTATGCTGACGGTTTCCATGGTGATTCCTTTGTGGGTGTAGCATTAGCTGTGGGCTCAGCCTCAACATCGGCTCTTTATAAG GTACTGTTCAAGATGTTCCTGGGCAGTGCCAACCTTGGAGAAGTGGCTCATTTCCTTTCCACCATGGGCTTCTTCAACCTCATTTTCATCTCATGTGTGCCCCTCATCCTCTACTTCACCAAGGTGGAGTACTGGGGCTCACTCTCCTCACTGCCTTGGGGATACATGTGTGGACTGGCAGGACTGTGGCTGG TGTTCAACATCCTGGTTCATGTTGGTGTGGTGCTGACGTACCCCATTCTCATCTCCATAGGAACACTGCTCAGTGTGCCGGGCAATGCAG CCGTAGATGTTTTGAAACATGAGGTGATCTTCAGTGTGGTGCGCCTGGCAGCCACCTGCATCATCTGCCTGGGCTTCttgctcctgctgctgccagaGGAGTGGGACTCAGTCACCCTGCGCTTTCTGGCCAACATAGCAGACAAGAAGTCCGAGGAACATGGCGAGGAGCTCACAGAGTCCAGTGTCCACACTCGAAGCCGCAGTCGAGCCAATGGCACTGTCTCCATTCCCTTGGCGTGA